Sequence from the Desertibacillus haloalkaliphilus genome:
GTGTTTTTGTTGCGGCAATATCAATTTCCTCACCTGTTTGCGGGTTACGTCCTTTCCTAGCCGCTCTTTCGCGAACCTCAAAGTTTCCAAAACCAATGAG
This genomic interval carries:
- a CDS encoding HU family DNA-binding protein, producing the protein LIGFGNFEVRERAARKGRNPQTGEEIDIAATKTPAFKAGKQLKESVK